From one Microthrixaceae bacterium genomic stretch:
- a CDS encoding HAMP domain-containing histidine kinase, whose product MTAAATAAHHRVALQGRRLGHNGDDMTLRLRLTLAIVALTSVGLIVFSVVLTSFYAASQYDRLDERLSTTGPEAINLLAAEIGLEAPTPGRLGTGRHRVLGPGLDVSVELRDRNGEVLGSAVLLGTENPPEFPATVNPERGTNLFFNVRSDTGERWRVFATRMAFDRVGLVAVPLSEVTAAIRRLVVLEALAGIGLVAALGIGSWLILRRGLRPLENIASTASSITAGDLRHGSITARVAPANTQSEVGQLGLAIDTMLDEIDVALRERDATEHKLRQFLADASHELRTPLTSIQGFAELFRLGAADDPEQLAVVLGRIESESQRMSTLVEELLLLARLDQMRPIERRPVDLTVLGADACTDARATDPDRAVTLDASTSVVVAGDAMHLRQAIANLVTNALRHTPDSTPIEVAVTSDGATATLSVRDHGAGLDPEALERVFDRFWQADSARVGTGTGLGLAIVHAIAAEHGGGVEARNHPDGGAEFLIRIPVAPAGDPVPAPAPAPASNANPSEST is encoded by the coding sequence ATGACCGCCGCCGCAACCGCAGCCCATCACCGCGTCGCACTCCAGGGTCGCCGTCTGGGCCACAATGGCGACGACATGACGTTGCGCCTCCGACTCACCCTCGCCATCGTCGCCCTGACCTCGGTTGGCCTCATCGTGTTCTCGGTCGTGCTGACGAGCTTCTATGCCGCCAGCCAGTACGACCGACTCGACGAACGCCTCAGCACCACCGGCCCGGAGGCGATCAATCTTCTTGCCGCGGAGATCGGCCTCGAAGCGCCGACACCCGGGCGTCTGGGCACCGGGCGCCACCGCGTGCTCGGACCCGGCCTCGACGTCTCGGTCGAGCTTCGCGACCGCAACGGTGAGGTGCTCGGATCTGCGGTTCTGCTCGGCACGGAGAACCCGCCGGAGTTCCCCGCGACGGTGAACCCTGAACGGGGCACCAACCTGTTCTTCAACGTTCGAAGCGACACCGGGGAACGCTGGCGGGTCTTCGCCACGAGGATGGCCTTCGACCGCGTCGGGCTCGTAGCGGTGCCGCTGTCGGAGGTCACCGCTGCCATCCGCAGACTCGTCGTGCTCGAGGCGCTGGCCGGAATCGGGCTGGTGGCGGCGCTCGGCATCGGGTCGTGGCTGATCCTGCGCCGGGGACTGCGCCCGCTCGAAAACATCGCGTCGACCGCGTCGTCGATCACGGCCGGCGATCTCCGCCATGGGTCGATCACGGCGCGGGTCGCGCCGGCCAACACCCAAAGCGAAGTCGGACAACTCGGGCTCGCAATCGACACGATGCTCGACGAGATCGATGTCGCGCTCCGCGAACGCGACGCCACCGAACACAAGTTGCGCCAGTTTCTCGCGGATGCCTCCCACGAGTTGCGCACCCCGCTGACCTCGATCCAGGGCTTCGCCGAACTTTTCCGCCTCGGGGCGGCGGACGACCCCGAACAGCTCGCGGTGGTGCTGGGCCGCATCGAGTCGGAATCTCAGCGCATGAGCACCCTGGTCGAGGAGTTGCTGTTGCTGGCTCGCCTCGATCAGATGCGCCCGATCGAACGCCGCCCGGTCGATCTCACCGTGCTCGGCGCCGACGCGTGCACCGACGCACGGGCGACCGACCCTGATCGAGCGGTCACCCTCGACGCCAGCACCAGCGTCGTGGTGGCCGGCGACGCCATGCACCTGCGCCAGGCGATCGCCAACCTCGTCACGAATGCGCTGCGCCACACCCCCGACTCAACGCCGATCGAGGTCGCCGTCACCTCCGACGGGGCAACGGCCACGCTGAGCGTGCGAGACCACGGCGCCGGCCTCGACCCCGAGGCGCTTGAGCGGGTCTTCGACCGGTTCTGGCAGGCCGACAGCGCCAGGGTGGGAACGGGCACCGGACTCGGGCTGGCCATCGTTCACGCCATCGCCGCCGAGCACGGTGGCGGTGTCGAGGCGCGCAATCACCCCGACGGCGGTGCCGAATTCCTGATACGAATCCCGGTAGCCCCGGCCGGCGACCCAGTCCCCGCCCCAGCCCCAGCCCCGGCGTCGAACGCCAACCCATCGGAGTCCACATGA
- a CDS encoding nuclear transport factor 2 family protein yields the protein MSGYPREELEAMVDKWLEANRIAEESGDWRSMVDCYADDAHYGWNYGPEVDFMANGKDEIRDWAIGLEMDGLAGWTYPYESLIIDEKKGMFIGLWRQVADVKRDDGSDYDIAGIGGSWFKYAGNMQWAWQRDWFDLGNAASLFIELMGKDQLSEGMTQRMNRRLGPPTPGHYRRGESPRPIWPEDR from the coding sequence ATGTCCGGATATCCACGCGAAGAACTCGAAGCGATGGTCGACAAGTGGCTCGAGGCCAACCGTATCGCCGAAGAGTCGGGAGATTGGCGATCGATGGTCGACTGCTACGCCGACGATGCGCACTACGGCTGGAACTACGGCCCCGAGGTCGACTTCATGGCCAACGGCAAAGACGAAATCCGCGACTGGGCGATCGGGCTGGAAATGGACGGGCTGGCCGGCTGGACCTACCCGTATGAGTCGCTGATCATCGACGAAAAGAAGGGCATGTTCATCGGCCTGTGGCGTCAGGTCGCGGACGTGAAGCGTGACGACGGCTCCGACTACGACATCGCCGGCATCGGCGGATCGTGGTTCAAGTACGCCGGCAACATGCAGTGGGCCTGGCAGCGCGACTGGTTCGACCTCGGCAATGCCGCGTCGTTGTTCATCGAGTTGATGGGCAAGGACCAACTCAGCGAGGGCATGACCCAGCGCATGAACCGCCGACTCGGCCCGCCCACCCCCGGCCACTACCGGCGCGGCGAGTCGCCCCGCCCCATCTGGCCCGAGGACCGCTGA
- a CDS encoding LLM class flavin-dependent oxidoreductase: MKIRIGVGTGVGQTLEQPSQFGEVVDLVESLGFDSLWVSDRVVGESLDPTVSLAIAAGRTSRIKLGANVWVLPGRDPYLMAKQLASLSLLSDGRLLPAFGLGSPHPADREPFGVAKGRRVAMFEEGLSVVRALWAGESIPHPHGGSALRLKPRPAEPLDIWFGARSEAALARTGRLADGWIGSFQTPRRARHCREVVLRGAEDAGRTFDLEHFGMTIMYARHQRTELGRFILSVLGGDDRSDSTDGGGDGYEAACYPCGADELVAVLNQHIDAGISKFVLSPADAPEDWGDELRWLREVTGPLET, from the coding sequence ATGAAGATCAGGATCGGCGTCGGAACCGGGGTCGGCCAGACCCTCGAGCAGCCGAGCCAGTTCGGCGAGGTTGTCGACCTCGTCGAGTCGCTCGGGTTCGACTCGCTGTGGGTGTCGGACCGTGTCGTCGGCGAGAGCCTCGACCCCACGGTTTCGCTTGCGATCGCTGCCGGGCGCACCAGCCGCATCAAACTCGGCGCCAACGTGTGGGTACTGCCGGGCCGCGACCCCTACCTCATGGCAAAGCAACTCGCCTCGTTGTCGCTGCTGAGCGACGGGCGGCTGCTGCCCGCATTCGGGCTCGGCTCACCGCATCCCGCCGATCGCGAGCCGTTCGGGGTTGCGAAGGGTCGCCGCGTCGCGATGTTCGAAGAGGGCCTGTCCGTCGTTCGGGCGCTGTGGGCCGGCGAGTCGATTCCCCATCCCCATGGGGGATCCGCGCTGCGACTCAAGCCGCGACCCGCCGAGCCGCTCGACATCTGGTTCGGTGCGAGAAGCGAGGCCGCGCTCGCACGAACCGGGCGCCTGGCCGACGGTTGGATCGGCAGCTTTCAAACCCCGCGGCGCGCCCGTCACTGTCGTGAGGTGGTGTTGCGTGGCGCCGAGGACGCCGGCCGGACCTTCGACCTCGAACACTTCGGCATGACGATCATGTACGCGCGCCACCAGCGCACCGAACTCGGCAGGTTCATCCTGTCCGTGCTCGGCGGCGACGACCGCAGCGACAGCACCGACGGCGGCGGCGACGGGTACGAGGCCGCGTGCTACCCCTGCGGCGCCGACGAACTCGTCGCGGTGTTGAACCAACACATCGACGCCGGCATCTCCAAATTCGTCCTGTCCCCTGCCGATGCGCCCGAGGACTGGGGCGACGAGTTGCGCTGGCTGCGCGAGGTCACCGGCCCACTCGAAACCTGA
- a CDS encoding ABC transporter ATP-binding protein/permease, which produces MSADNNTTTTSNTAGPGESSNEPQRIVNPQQGSGGVRSSPVGMPVAKSKDFSGTTKRLLRQMRPDRTAMLAVMALGVFGVSLQVAGPKVLGRGTNIIFEGIVSKMQGGSGIEFDRLHRVLMIVCAMYLVAAGLMWVQSWVLASVVQRTMQRLRAAVEEKLNRLPLSYVDQAPRGDLLSRVTNDIDNLAQSLQQTFSQMLTSVLSLIGVLGMMIWISRLLAIIAVLTIPLTLWTMKFIMARSKTQFIAQWGHTGALNAQVEEAFTGHNLVKVFGRSADVEHTFASKNEELYQASFKAQFISGIIPPAMMLISNLNYLFVAVVGGLRITSGHLTLGDLQAFIQYSRQFTQPLTQVASMVNVFQSGVASAERVFEFLDAPEISAEPPRVELPERATGRIEFEHVAFSYLPDRPLIRDLSLVAEPGQTIAIVGPTGAGKTTLVNLIMRFYEINSGRITLDGIDTATIPRDQLRNQIGMVLQDTWIFTGTIRENLAYGNLEATDEQILEAARATYVDRFVHSLPDGYDTVLNDEGTSVSAGEKQLLTIARAFLSDPSILILDEATSSVDTRTEVLIQKAMAALRSERTSFVIAHRLSTIRDADVILVMEDGDIVEQGNHDTLLAANGAYARLYNAQFAGSAAELD; this is translated from the coding sequence ATGAGCGCAGACAACAACACCACCACCACCAGCAACACCGCCGGGCCGGGCGAGTCGTCCAACGAACCGCAGCGGATCGTCAATCCTCAGCAGGGCTCCGGGGGCGTGCGTTCGAGTCCCGTCGGCATGCCCGTGGCAAAGTCGAAGGACTTCTCGGGCACGACGAAACGCCTCCTGCGCCAGATGCGCCCCGACCGCACCGCAATGCTCGCCGTCATGGCACTCGGCGTGTTCGGCGTGTCCCTGCAGGTGGCCGGCCCCAAGGTCCTCGGACGCGGAACGAACATCATCTTCGAAGGCATCGTGTCGAAGATGCAGGGCGGCTCCGGCATCGAGTTCGACCGGTTGCACCGAGTGCTCATGATCGTGTGTGCCATGTACCTCGTCGCCGCCGGGCTGATGTGGGTGCAGTCGTGGGTGCTCGCCAGCGTCGTTCAGCGGACCATGCAGCGCCTGCGCGCCGCGGTCGAGGAGAAGTTGAACCGCCTGCCGCTGAGCTACGTCGACCAGGCGCCGCGTGGAGATCTGCTGAGCCGCGTCACCAACGACATCGACAACCTCGCGCAGAGCCTGCAACAGACCTTCAGCCAGATGCTGACCTCGGTGCTCAGCCTGATCGGCGTGCTCGGCATGATGATCTGGATCTCACGCCTGTTGGCCATCATCGCAGTGCTGACGATCCCGCTGACGCTATGGACGATGAAGTTCATCATGGCGCGGTCAAAGACGCAGTTCATCGCCCAGTGGGGCCACACCGGCGCGCTGAACGCCCAGGTCGAGGAGGCCTTCACCGGCCACAACCTCGTGAAGGTGTTCGGCCGCAGCGCCGATGTCGAACACACCTTCGCGTCGAAGAACGAGGAGCTGTACCAGGCGAGCTTCAAGGCTCAGTTCATCTCGGGGATCATTCCGCCGGCGATGATGCTGATCAGCAACCTCAATTACCTGTTCGTCGCAGTGGTCGGAGGCCTCAGGATCACCAGCGGCCATCTGACCCTCGGCGACCTGCAGGCGTTCATCCAGTACTCGCGCCAGTTCACACAGCCGCTCACCCAGGTGGCCTCGATGGTGAACGTTTTCCAGTCGGGGGTCGCCTCGGCCGAGCGGGTCTTCGAGTTTCTCGACGCCCCTGAGATCAGCGCCGAGCCGCCGCGGGTCGAACTGCCCGAGCGGGCCACTGGCCGCATCGAGTTCGAACACGTCGCGTTCAGCTACCTGCCGGACCGACCGCTCATCCGCGACCTGTCCCTCGTGGCCGAACCGGGCCAGACCATCGCCATCGTCGGCCCGACGGGGGCCGGTAAGACGACCTTGGTCAACCTGATCATGCGCTTCTACGAGATCAACTCCGGACGCATCACCCTCGACGGCATCGACACTGCGACGATCCCGCGCGACCAGCTCCGCAACCAGATCGGCATGGTGCTTCAGGACACCTGGATCTTCACCGGCACCATCCGCGAGAACCTCGCGTACGGCAACCTCGAGGCGACCGACGAACAGATCCTCGAGGCCGCCCGAGCCACCTATGTGGACCGATTCGTCCACTCGCTGCCCGACGGCTACGACACGGTGCTCAACGACGAGGGAACCTCGGTCAGCGCTGGCGAGAAGCAGCTGTTGACGATCGCCCGGGCGTTCTTGTCCGACCCGTCGATCCTCATCTTGGATGAGGCCACCAGTTCGGTCGACACCCGCACCGAGGTCCTCATCCAAAAGGCGATGGCCGCTTTGCGCAGCGAACGCACGAGCTTCGTCATCGCACACCGCCTGTCGACCATTCGCGACGCCGACGTCATCTTGGTGATGGAGGACGGCGACATCGTCGAACAGGGAAACCACGACACCCTGTTGGCGGCGAACGGCGCCTACGCACGTCTGTACAACGCACAGTTCGCCGGGTCCGCAGCCGAGCTCGACTGA
- a CDS encoding NAD-dependent epimerase/dehydratase family protein, with the protein MKVLVTGASGFVGSHTVAALDAAGHEVTAFVRSPQKLATALAPFDLARQPSVAVGDLGSAASIAEAVAAGSHGAAGSHGAAGGFEAIVHAAADVGVAGGSGPAGDINVAGTRAVLEAAADNGVRRVVYTSSLAVFLPTPDEVITDASALAEPLSAYGRSKRDAELLVRAAQDDGRDIVTLYPGGVYGPISTTLDNGFAAIIGAMNFAMLCPPGGMGVIDVRDVADLIVAALERPQGANRYLCGGHFVTWMQWTEALRQAAGTEVSAVEVTAEAMIEMGRDFDRQREAGAPSSPLSEEAAIIMCAGRPTDDSRTLAELNMSYRPVVETFADVVEYLRGLGELPTIDR; encoded by the coding sequence ATGAAGGTTCTGGTCACCGGAGCGAGCGGCTTTGTCGGCAGCCATACCGTCGCGGCCCTCGACGCCGCCGGACACGAGGTGACCGCGTTCGTGCGGTCGCCACAGAAGCTGGCGACCGCGCTGGCCCCGTTCGATCTTGCCCGTCAGCCGTCGGTCGCGGTCGGCGACCTCGGGTCCGCGGCGTCGATCGCCGAAGCCGTCGCCGCCGGATCGCATGGGGCCGCCGGATCGCACGGGGCCGCCGGCGGGTTCGAGGCGATCGTTCACGCCGCGGCCGACGTCGGGGTGGCCGGCGGGAGCGGACCTGCCGGCGACATCAACGTCGCCGGCACCCGCGCCGTGTTGGAGGCGGCTGCCGACAACGGGGTGCGTCGGGTCGTGTACACCTCGAGCCTCGCGGTGTTCCTGCCCACCCCCGACGAGGTCATCACCGACGCCAGCGCCTTGGCTGAACCGCTGTCGGCCTACGGGCGGTCCAAACGCGACGCGGAACTGCTGGTTCGCGCCGCCCAGGACGACGGCCGCGACATCGTCACCCTGTATCCGGGCGGGGTCTACGGCCCGATTTCGACGACCCTCGACAACGGGTTCGCGGCGATCATCGGGGCGATGAACTTTGCCATGTTGTGTCCGCCCGGCGGAATGGGAGTGATCGACGTGCGCGACGTGGCCGACCTGATCGTGGCCGCGCTCGAGCGTCCCCAAGGAGCGAACCGGTACCTGTGCGGTGGGCACTTCGTGACCTGGATGCAATGGACCGAGGCGCTTCGACAGGCCGCCGGCACCGAGGTGTCCGCGGTCGAGGTCACCGCGGAGGCGATGATCGAGATGGGCAGGGACTTCGACCGTCAGCGAGAGGCCGGCGCACCGTCGAGTCCGCTTTCGGAGGAGGCGGCGATCATCATGTGCGCGGGCCGCCCGACCGACGACTCGCGAACCCTTGCCGAGCTCAACATGTCGTACCGGCCGGTCGTCGAGACCTTCGCAGATGTGGTCGAGTACTTGCGCGGGCTCGGCGAACTTCCGACAATCGACCGATGA
- a CDS encoding response regulator transcription factor, translating to MDVTVFLVDDHEIVRRGVRTLIDNESDLTVIGEASTVVEALAQIPEAGPRVALLDLHLPDGTGVELCRAVREQCPDIACLILTSYEDDGAIVEATAAGAAGYLLKQIRGGEILSAIRAAAQGQTVLDAARASGGHRAPRRDQGEAELDARAESLSPQERRILDHLATGASNREIADELGLAEKTVKNYVSGLLSKMGMTRRTEAAVYAVRLAERRRG from the coding sequence ATGGACGTGACGGTATTCCTCGTCGACGATCACGAGATCGTCCGGCGAGGTGTGCGAACCCTCATCGACAACGAATCCGACCTGACGGTGATCGGTGAGGCATCGACCGTGGTCGAGGCGCTCGCGCAGATCCCCGAGGCCGGCCCCCGCGTGGCGCTGTTGGACCTCCACCTGCCCGACGGCACCGGTGTCGAGCTCTGCCGCGCCGTACGCGAGCAATGCCCCGACATCGCCTGTCTCATCCTCACCTCCTATGAGGACGATGGGGCGATCGTCGAGGCAACCGCGGCGGGCGCTGCGGGGTACCTCCTCAAGCAGATCCGCGGCGGCGAGATTCTGTCGGCCATCCGCGCCGCGGCTCAGGGCCAAACGGTGCTCGATGCGGCGCGCGCTTCGGGTGGCCATCGGGCGCCTCGACGAGACCAGGGCGAAGCCGAACTCGATGCCCGAGCGGAGTCGCTGTCGCCTCAGGAGCGGCGCATCCTCGATCACCTCGCGACCGGAGCCTCCAACCGGGAAATCGCCGACGAACTCGGTCTCGCCGAGAAGACGGTGAAGAACTACGTGTCGGGCCTGTTGTCGAAGATGGGCATGACCCGCCGCACCGAGGCCGCGGTCTACGCCGTTCGTCTCGCCGAGCGTCGCCGCGGCTGA
- a CDS encoding alpha/beta hydrolase — MGIPLPTLAADEIHPNAPAWFRRALAVPGTIEQVEVDGVSVEYLAWGKRGRPGLVFVHGGGAHAYWWAPVAARFAGECRVAAITLSGHGDSGRREVYTLESWTDEVAAVIEDADMAPHPVAVGHSMGGMVSIATAARHGHRLGGVIIVDSPVDRPDPEVRSFHLREAFGKKRVYPSVDAAVARFRTIPAQEHYLDFVLDYVARRSVRAVEGGFAWKFDDRIFEQLGTAVRSVALPYLPHIACRVALLRSEYGLINPEIRERMFEAMGRRTPIIELPEAGHHPMLDVPQILVTALRALIADWDFSIPSVVPPPPLSVD; from the coding sequence ATGGGCATCCCGCTGCCGACCCTCGCCGCCGATGAGATCCATCCCAACGCCCCCGCCTGGTTCCGACGGGCGCTGGCGGTGCCCGGAACGATCGAACAGGTGGAGGTTGACGGCGTCTCGGTGGAGTACCTGGCGTGGGGGAAGCGCGGCCGGCCGGGGCTGGTGTTCGTGCACGGCGGCGGAGCCCATGCCTACTGGTGGGCGCCGGTCGCCGCACGGTTCGCCGGCGAATGTCGTGTCGCGGCGATCACCCTGTCGGGCCACGGCGACAGCGGCCGTCGCGAGGTCTACACCTTGGAGAGCTGGACCGATGAGGTCGCCGCGGTCATCGAGGACGCGGACATGGCGCCACATCCGGTGGCGGTGGGCCACAGCATGGGCGGCATGGTCTCGATCGCCACCGCAGCGCGTCACGGCCACCGCCTCGGTGGGGTGATCATCGTCGATTCCCCGGTCGACCGCCCCGACCCGGAGGTGCGTTCGTTCCACCTGCGCGAAGCGTTCGGCAAGAAGCGGGTCTATCCCTCCGTCGACGCTGCCGTGGCTCGATTTCGCACGATTCCGGCCCAGGAGCACTATCTGGACTTCGTGCTCGACTACGTCGCGCGCCGGTCGGTGCGCGCCGTCGAGGGCGGCTTCGCCTGGAAGTTCGACGACCGGATCTTCGAGCAGCTCGGCACCGCCGTTCGTAGCGTGGCGCTGCCGTACCTGCCACATATCGCCTGTCGCGTCGCGCTGTTGCGTTCCGAGTACGGACTGATCAACCCGGAGATCCGCGAGCGGATGTTCGAAGCGATGGGGCGTCGCACCCCGATCATCGAACTGCCCGAAGCCGGCCATCACCCGATGCTCGACGTGCCGCAGATCCTCGTGACTGCGCTGCGGGCGCTGATCGCCGATTGGGATTTCTCGATCCCCTCGGTGGTGCCGCCACCGCCGCTGTCGGTGGACTGA
- a CDS encoding response regulator transcription factor gives MGLGHSGFDVERVHSGRAALAAISTRRPDLVVLDVMLPDLDGFEVARRVRQHEGAGTKVPIIFLTARDTTSDKVEGLRLGSDDYVTKPFSIEELIERVRAVLRRTGGVGPGSNTLRYADLELDVDTREVWRGGTLIELTPTEFRLLQFLLANARRVLTREQILEHVWDYTFATNASVLETYISYLRHKIDAVEPPLIQTVRGVGYTLRLPAGSG, from the coding sequence ATGGGCCTCGGCCATAGCGGGTTCGACGTCGAACGGGTGCATTCGGGTCGAGCGGCGCTCGCCGCCATCAGCACCAGACGTCCCGATCTCGTCGTGCTCGACGTGATGTTGCCCGACCTCGACGGCTTCGAGGTGGCCAGGCGGGTTCGCCAACACGAAGGTGCGGGCACGAAGGTGCCGATCATCTTCCTGACGGCGCGAGACACCACCTCGGACAAGGTGGAAGGCCTACGCCTCGGCTCCGATGACTACGTGACGAAGCCGTTCAGCATCGAGGAACTCATCGAGCGGGTGCGTGCGGTGTTGCGCCGCACCGGTGGCGTCGGCCCGGGATCGAACACGCTGCGCTATGCGGATCTCGAACTCGACGTCGATACCCGCGAGGTGTGGCGCGGCGGAACACTCATCGAACTCACACCGACCGAGTTCCGGCTGCTGCAGTTTCTGTTGGCGAACGCCCGTCGGGTGCTCACCCGCGAGCAGATTCTCGAACACGTCTGGGATTACACCTTCGCCACCAACGCCAGCGTGTTGGAGACCTACATCAGCTATCTGCGCCACAAGATCGACGCCGTCGAGCCGCCGCTCATTCAGACCGTTCGCGGCGTCGGCTACACCCTGAGGCTGCCCGCAGGTTCGGGGTGA
- a CDS encoding TetR/AcrR family transcriptional regulator, with the protein MTAVQRPPLTRRRQATFDGLLDSARRLLDEDGYDGLTVRAVALAAGVTHTTAYSFVPSKAQLVAELYLREMERLDPLVLSPSASPADRAAEAIEGPALLFSGEPAVGHAVQVALMMGDGDPALMQLRERIAAITLGRLRQALPGVDAEVIGVIFAAYNGAMVTVGMGHGTHADIVRTVRRLVELIGLS; encoded by the coding sequence ATGACCGCAGTGCAACGGCCACCGCTGACCCGACGGCGCCAGGCGACCTTCGACGGCCTCCTCGACTCGGCTCGGCGGCTCCTCGACGAAGACGGCTACGACGGGCTGACGGTACGTGCGGTTGCACTCGCCGCGGGGGTGACCCACACGACGGCCTATTCCTTCGTGCCATCCAAGGCGCAACTCGTCGCCGAGTTGTACCTGCGCGAGATGGAACGCCTCGACCCGCTGGTGCTCTCACCGTCGGCCTCGCCGGCCGACCGGGCAGCAGAGGCGATCGAGGGGCCCGCGTTGTTGTTCTCCGGCGAACCCGCGGTCGGCCACGCCGTGCAGGTCGCCTTGATGATGGGCGACGGCGACCCAGCGCTCATGCAACTGCGTGAACGGATCGCGGCGATCACCCTCGGTCGGCTTCGCCAGGCGTTGCCCGGAGTGGACGCCGAGGTGATCGGGGTGATCTTCGCCGCCTACAACGGCGCCATGGTCACCGTCGGGATGGGGCACGGAACCCACGCCGACATCGTGCGCACGGTGCGGCGACTCGTCGAGCTCATCGGCCTGAGCTGA
- a CDS encoding VOC family protein yields the protein MRPNAVHHLAIMTRDLPAQLEFFTQVLGLPLVALYDMHGVEGALHAFVALNDAEYVAFVWAPGVEEIEPIDQVTHAGHGGGLSAAGTMQHVSFNVDTFDALETLRDRLRSNGVPVFGPIDHGMCSSIYFAGPEGLTLEAAWSAKPVDGREWIDPSVFERAGVSAGDVERFRQPPTFERPAEAVAQPGLDAAGPHLGYPSDQYEFMLTLPDHVIAKGASVPDPPVRID from the coding sequence ATGAGACCCAACGCCGTCCATCACCTGGCGATCATGACCAGGGACCTGCCCGCGCAGCTCGAGTTCTTCACCCAGGTGCTCGGCCTGCCGCTCGTGGCCCTCTACGACATGCACGGCGTCGAAGGTGCGCTACATGCGTTCGTGGCGTTGAACGACGCGGAGTACGTGGCGTTCGTCTGGGCGCCGGGCGTCGAGGAGATCGAGCCGATCGACCAGGTGACCCACGCCGGACACGGCGGCGGGCTGAGCGCGGCAGGAACGATGCAACACGTGTCGTTCAACGTCGATACCTTCGACGCGCTCGAGACCCTGCGCGACCGGCTCCGATCCAACGGCGTGCCGGTGTTCGGTCCGATCGATCACGGGATGTGTTCGTCGATCTACTTCGCCGGCCCGGAGGGGCTGACACTCGAGGCCGCGTGGTCGGCCAAGCCCGTGGACGGCCGCGAATGGATCGACCCGTCGGTGTTCGAACGGGCCGGGGTGAGCGCTGGCGACGTCGAGCGGTTCCGGCAGCCGCCGACCTTCGAACGCCCGGCCGAGGCGGTTGCGCAGCCGGGCCTCGACGCCGCCGGGCCCCACCTCGGCTACCCGAGCGATCAGTACGAGTTCATGTTGACGCTGCCCGACCACGTCATCGCCAAGGGAGCGAGCGTGCCCGACCCTCCCGTGCGCATCGACTGA
- a CDS encoding DUF5666 domain-containing protein, which yields MNPDDQTTSNHQSTPSPGAAPGTSKPERSPSPTRTRLVAGTVGAVAALGAVGLAGTIGVNLASAQDDTTSSIAPAESTPDSVPDGAPEKDCGEMGDGMHAGRGMRGRGTAGEISAIDGASLTITDSAGESTTVSTTDDTTVSERVEASLADVAVGDTVRAIGEVSEDGSAVTAQRVSIGAAVVGQKSEGEGGFGRRGGRGVSGTVASVSETGFTVTTADDTTVTVSVAEDATVTETIQRSVADLEVGDTVHVQVQRDDSASDDSGSDDSAGDDSKVARHIVIGELPVRGR from the coding sequence ATGAACCCCGACGATCAGACAACGAGCAACCACCAATCGACCCCCTCACCGGGCGCTGCACCGGGTACTTCGAAGCCAGAGCGCTCACCTTCGCCAACACGGACCCGGCTCGTCGCCGGAACCGTCGGCGCAGTCGCAGCGCTCGGCGCGGTGGGGCTTGCGGGCACCATCGGGGTCAACCTCGCTTCGGCGCAGGACGATACGACCTCGTCGATCGCTCCCGCTGAAAGCACCCCCGACAGCGTTCCCGACGGCGCCCCCGAGAAGGACTGCGGCGAAATGGGCGATGGGATGCACGCCGGACGCGGAATGCGTGGGCGTGGGACGGCGGGGGAGATCAGCGCGATCGACGGGGCATCGTTGACGATCACCGACAGCGCCGGCGAGTCGACCACCGTGAGCACCACCGATGACACCACCGTGTCCGAACGCGTCGAGGCGAGCCTCGCAGATGTCGCGGTGGGCGACACGGTCCGCGCGATCGGCGAGGTCAGCGAGGACGGGTCGGCCGTCACCGCCCAGCGGGTGTCGATCGGTGCAGCGGTGGTCGGGCAGAAGTCCGAGGGTGAGGGTGGGTTCGGCCGGCGCGGCGGACGCGGCGTGTCTGGCACCGTCGCTTCGGTGAGCGAGACCGGCTTCACCGTGACCACCGCGGACGACACCACCGTGACCGTCTCCGTCGCCGAGGACGCAACCGTGACCGAGACGATTCAGCGATCGGTCGCAGATCTTGAGGTGGGCGACACGGTGCACGTGCAGGTGCAGCGCGACGACTCGGCCAGCGACGATTCGGGCAGCGACGACTCGGCCGGAGATGACTCGAAGGTGGCGCGACACATCGTCATCGGCGAGTTGCCCGTCCGCGGTCGCTAG